The window TGTCGCAGGATGACTACTATATCCCCGTGGCACACAACATGACCAAGGAGGAAAACAAGCTGTACAACTTTGATTTACCCTCGACTATAGATGACCGACATTTTCATGACGATATTGGCAAGCTTTTAAATAAAGAGCCCGTGATTAAGCATGAGTATACTTTTAATAACCCCGATGCCATCTCAAAGGTGTTGGAAATAAAGCCTGCCCCAATCCTGATAGTAGAAGGCCTGTTTATACTGCACTTTAAAGAAATTGCCGGCATGCTGGATATGAAAATTTTTATAGAGGCCGAAAACGACATAGCCCTGCAGCGCCGCCTTAAACGCGATTTGCTGGAACGTGGCTACTCCCACGATGATGTGATGTACAAATGGGTAAACCATGTGGTACCAGCCTATAAAGAGTTCCTGTTACCCTACAAAGATGAATGTGATAGGGTGATAACCAACAACACACACATTGCAGATGATATCATCGCGGTAACTGAAGAAATATCAGCTGATTTGAGAGAAAAACTATTTTGATTTGAGGATTTGAAAATTTGAGAATTTGAAAATGATTAACAGATTATTTCAAACATTTTCAAATCTTCAAATTTTCAAATCCTCAAATTATTTAGCTTCCTATAATTTTCCTGGTTTCGTTGTGGTAATCAGTTTTAGTAATTACACCGGCCCTGAATAAGTTTCTCAGCTTTGTGAGTTCGGCTTCTATTTTAGGGCAGCAGTTGTGGGTATTAAGTTTATAGGAGCGTAGTGGGTCTTTATCGGTGCGGAGCGCCCACACTAACGAAATTATCCAGGCTATCACAGTCCAGCCTAAAAGC is drawn from Mucilaginibacter ginsenosidivorax and contains these coding sequences:
- a CDS encoding uridine kinase family protein; the encoded protein is MNKPYIIGIAGGSGSGKTFFLKCFLEHFTADEVSLVSQDDYYIPVAHNMTKEENKLYNFDLPSTIDDRHFHDDIGKLLNKEPVIKHEYTFNNPDAISKVLEIKPAPILIVEGLFILHFKEIAGMLDMKIFIEAENDIALQRRLKRDLLERGYSHDDVMYKWVNHVVPAYKEFLLPYKDECDRVITNNTHIADDIIAVTEEISADLREKLF
- a CDS encoding superinfection immunity protein — its product is MIDYPELILIFILLSITMPVYLLPSIMAREKNNFLSVLLLNVLLGWTVIAWIISLVWALRTDKDPLRSYKLNTHNCCPKIEAELTKLRNLFRAGVITKTDYHNETRKIIGS